Proteins encoded in a region of the Ignavibacteriota bacterium genome:
- a CDS encoding glycosyltransferase, translated as MDFRSCVLVSGDATTDSRCLRFARVLTSFGRVTVLAPGDSETERELEPGIHLQTMAAPRGSLRRRLAWFWQHAPGTPAARAAGLCLASDLYVLPAAARAAARNRVPLCFDSRELYPSIASLVARPVTRVFWRAVEQRYASRAQTIFTVNDSIAEILRGRYPRVPVELARNYPSSSSRLPGIDVRASLGVPAEAVLFLSLGGVQDGRGASLYLRAMREVSDAHLLFLGQGDTGQLAEEARVLGVEPRVHFLPAVPSAEVVATAARADVGLCVIENRGRSYYLSLPNKLFEYLAAGLPVIASNFPELSRVVHEGQCGVLVNPSDETTIVAAFRDLAGSRNTRLQLAAAAARASRNYDADAEHDRVTRVISDLLHAGV; from the coding sequence GTGGACTTCCGCTCCTGCGTCCTTGTCTCGGGTGATGCGACAACAGACTCGCGTTGCCTGCGTTTTGCGCGGGTGCTCACCAGCTTCGGCAGGGTGACCGTTCTTGCGCCGGGTGATTCCGAAACCGAGCGCGAACTGGAGCCGGGAATACACCTGCAGACCATGGCCGCACCGCGCGGATCATTGCGACGTCGGCTCGCCTGGTTTTGGCAGCACGCGCCCGGGACGCCCGCCGCGCGCGCCGCCGGACTCTGCCTGGCGTCGGACCTCTACGTGCTTCCCGCGGCGGCGCGCGCGGCGGCGCGCAATCGTGTGCCGCTGTGTTTCGACTCGCGCGAGCTGTATCCCTCGATTGCCTCCCTCGTCGCCAGACCCGTCACCCGTGTCTTCTGGCGTGCCGTCGAGCAGCGATACGCCTCCCGTGCGCAAACCATCTTTACCGTCAACGATTCCATCGCCGAGATACTGCGCGGCCGTTATCCGCGTGTACCGGTCGAACTGGCGCGCAACTACCCGTCCTCGTCATCCAGGTTGCCGGGCATCGATGTGCGTGCTTCGCTCGGTGTGCCGGCCGAGGCCGTCCTTTTTCTATCGCTGGGAGGTGTTCAGGACGGCCGAGGGGCCTCGCTCTATCTTCGTGCCATGCGCGAAGTATCGGATGCGCACCTCCTTTTTCTGGGGCAGGGCGATACCGGACAGCTTGCGGAGGAAGCGCGCGTATTGGGGGTCGAGCCACGTGTCCATTTCCTGCCGGCCGTTCCTTCGGCCGAGGTGGTCGCGACGGCGGCCCGTGCCGATGTTGGTCTCTGTGTCATCGAAAACAGAGGCCGCAGCTACTACCTTTCGCTGCCCAACAAGTTGTTCGAGTATCTTGCGGCAGGGCTGCCTGTCATCGCCAGTAATTTCCCTGAATTGAGCCGTGTCGTGCACGAAGGACAGTGCGGCGTGCTGGTGAATCCTTCGGACGAGACCACCATCGTGGCGGCGTTCAGGGATCTTGCCGGTTCACGGAACACCCGCTTGCAGCTTGCAGCGGCGGCCGCACGCGCGTCGCGGAACTACGACGCCGACGCCGAACACGATCGCGTGACCCGTGTCATCAGCGACCTGCTTCACGCAGGAGTATAA
- a CDS encoding PorV/PorQ family protein: protein MRTYRLLLLPALLALFAALHPVHAQTGATGLSVLKNGVGARGIALGETGAADARLGFASFYNPALLGAQDRAALSIAHEISVQDVTSQYVGLVLPLGGWTLGAAMHLASVDNIETRLQPGEAQGDFSSRDFMLGLSAGFPVADNVTAGLSAKFLYEKLYVDDASGYAFDLGLRVRPFGAGALRDVSLGAAVLNMGDMSAMRVESTTLPTMLRAGTAYETTGGLDKMNFGVAVDAVSVFKEKSTNLHAGFEFEYDKLVALRVGYMTGSEIKGMSGGFGVVYGPLNLDYSFVPYTETFGTAHTFALSLSL from the coding sequence ATGCGGACATACCGACTTCTCCTCCTTCCCGCGCTTCTCGCACTGTTCGCCGCGCTTCATCCCGTGCATGCGCAGACGGGAGCCACAGGCCTCAGCGTGCTCAAGAACGGCGTGGGAGCGCGCGGCATCGCGCTGGGCGAAACGGGCGCCGCCGACGCGCGGCTCGGTTTTGCATCGTTCTACAACCCCGCACTGCTCGGAGCGCAGGACAGGGCAGCCCTCTCCATCGCACACGAGATTTCGGTGCAGGATGTGACCTCGCAATACGTCGGACTGGTGCTGCCGCTCGGTGGCTGGACACTCGGCGCCGCGATGCATCTCGCGTCGGTCGACAATATCGAAACGCGACTGCAGCCAGGTGAGGCGCAGGGCGATTTTTCCTCGCGCGACTTCATGCTGGGCCTGTCCGCGGGATTTCCCGTGGCCGACAATGTGACCGCCGGACTCAGTGCAAAATTCCTGTACGAGAAACTGTATGTGGACGACGCCTCGGGGTATGCCTTCGATCTCGGTTTGCGTGTCCGACCCTTTGGCGCTGGAGCGCTGCGCGACGTGAGTCTTGGCGCGGCCGTGCTGAACATGGGCGACATGAGCGCCATGCGCGTCGAGTCGACCACACTCCCGACCATGCTGCGCGCGGGTACTGCGTATGAGACAACGGGCGGTCTCGATAAAATGAACTTTGGTGTTGCCGTCGATGCAGTGTCGGTGTTCAAGGAAAAAAGCACAAACCTGCACGCCGGTTTCGAGTTCGAATACGACAAGCTTGTCGCTCTGCGTGTCGGATACATGACTGGTTCCGAAATCAAGGGTATGTCGGGCGGATTCGGAGTTGTGTACGGTCCGCTGAACCTCGACTACTCCTTTGTGCCCTACACGGAAACGTTCGGCACCGCGCACACATTCGCGTTGTCGCTGTCCCTCTGA